The following proteins are encoded in a genomic region of Brachypodium distachyon strain Bd21 chromosome 1, Brachypodium_distachyon_v3.0, whole genome shotgun sequence:
- the LOC100846887 gene encoding uncharacterized protein LOC100846887: MAAAVASSPFPASRRLPSKNHIPACPAAPSLLRLAGGSSSRRRRLRRALRVSAAPEEADVLPGPGVIELEMVSAGLLEELPVDPLGGSQLDIGGLAFQGDVTGGFTSGGSGGAGAGGDGGNKMLDRGINTAIVLGASTYALTKLLTVDQDYWHGWTIFEILRYMPEHNWSAYEEALKTNPVLAKMMISGVVYSLGDWIAQCYEGKPIFEFDRTRMFRSGLVGFTLHGSLSHYYYHFCESLFPFKDWWAVPVKVAFDQTAWSALWNSIYFVVLGFLRFESPVTIFSELKSTFFPMLTAGWKLWPFAHLITYGVVPVEQRLLWVDCVELIWVTILSTYSNEKSEARISDASTSTDSQDNSR; encoded by the exons atggcggcggccgtggcctcctcccccttccccGCCTCCAGGCGGCTGCCTAGCAAAAACCACATCCCGGcttgccccgccgccccctccctcctccgcctggCGGGGGGATCCTCATCGAGGCGCAGGCGCCTCCGCCGGGCCCTGCGCGTCTCGGCCGCGCCGGAGGAGGCTGACGTGCTGCCGGGGCCTGGGGTCATCGAGCTGGAGATGGTCTCGGCGGGGCTGCTGGAGGAGCTCCCGGTGGACCCGCTCGGGGGCAGCCAGCTCGACATCGGCGGGCTCGCCTTCCAGGGCGACGTGACCGGCGGCTTCACCagtggcggcagcggtgggGCTGGCGCCGGAGGCGATGGGGGGAACAAGATGCTGGATCGCGGCATCAACACGGCCATCGTGCTCGGCGCCAGCACCTACGCGCTCACCAAGCTCCTCACCGTCGACCAGGACTACTGGCAT GGGTGGACCATCTTTGAGATCCTGCGCTACATGCCGGAGCACAACTGGTCTGCCTACGAGGAGGCCCTCAAGACCAACCCAGTTCTTGCCAAGATGATGATTAGCGGCGTCGTTTACTCCCTCGGCGACTGGATTGCCCAG TGTTATGAAGGGAAGCCGATCTTTGAGTTTGACCGAACTCGTATGTTCCGTTCTGGCCTTGTAGGGTTCACACTCCACGGTTCCCTTTCGCATTACTACTATCATTTCTGTGAG TCTTTGTTTCCATTCAAGGATTGGTGGGCTGTTCCTGTAAAGGTTGCATTTGATCAGACGGCTTGGTCTGCATTGTGGAACAGCATCTACTTCGTGGTCTTGGGCTTTCTCCGTTTCGAATCTCCGGTCACCATATTCAGCGAGCTCAAGTCCACGTTCTTTCCCATGCTTACT GCTGGATGGAAGTTATGGCCGTTTGCACACTTAATTACATACGGTGTAGTTCCTGTTGAACAAAGACTTCTCTGGGTCGACTGTGTGGAGCTAATCTGGGTCACCATCTTATCAAC TTACTCAAATGAAAAATCTGAAGCACGAATTTCGGATGCCTCCACATCAACAGACTCCCAG GACAACTCCAGATAG